From the genome of Bombus pascuorum chromosome 2, iyBomPasc1.1, whole genome shotgun sequence, one region includes:
- the LOC132916320 gene encoding uncharacterized protein LOC132916320 yields MSGSEKPIRPIRQLSLQPPAPRRQQIRRQRSAEDDKSLQICASPFARGKRGTSGKPGSERPKVRVAWKENRQKNDEVLGQVEVVARQIPGRSKSTTGRSRGFVGIDKPTILYSRLELAERLRLAWKSREKNKANINIFLARETVDERCESEMSNHSTTSVPSSPVRESNEAKIEIPLNDYKMLDEKEEKEEEKLVEKEQSNEETSRDSNIDDTNTKKKSSANIDCSHYRIANTTLPSIKAENSTLAVTKVSKEDFSSAKQKRASFHSGTNRAFLDPIRSPTEFKWNSMSDKNVPQKSSIDDRTVIDKDTSARAIVQSKENVTNKRGASEENLIEFRCDLASEKGVTQKMATNSKLIRVTEKNARVKAMIESKEASVDDKTMTIQRTKEADRFNLIKKTLTTSTVTEDKDSSTIDKATFSRNSSEVRCSSVNERNPPSRKTMENQKIDRKSRRTSSAPPQRRFESTSANNRVQVNIVIDSSGKNKNQGKQDVECKDNAMEKIDMTLTKISSNRAVRSAPSKRRSRSAKRRFWGGSNSKHEEDGKSRNKSAGRVRNSIDSKTMDIVTMVSLVSSADSDSDTENSPREDKLIDELRSKLPTTSIIKTSINSALSSTGKSIKSVSFQNSFDEDASPKEQQLSSREEKKTTQPRLAIVNQRGNGTTSSSEETMSWRTDVTGGLALPILALIHDVEEPLDVPLTDREKRCLAVPIGDLHDKKRKLLKSRSTPSRSGMERQTTSLKIKMHESPRLIPQKMEIPARQIKTSINNSTANVKSALAPPPKETLQHVQSMSTEPHFQTNKEKECWHLYKKMCDKGVCVSFDTVLRGMLTPTEYRLRQKKVSQNL; encoded by the exons ATGTCAGGGTCCGAGAAACCGATCAGACCGATCAGACAATTGTCCTTGCAACCACCTGCGCCTCGTCGTCAACAAATTAGGCGACAAAGATCCGCGGAGGATGACAAATCGTTGCAAATCTGCGCGAGTCCCTTTGCACGTGGCAAGCGTGGAACGAGCGGTAAACCCGGCTCTGAGAGACCTAAG GTTCGCGTTGCCTGGAAGGAAAACCGCCAAAAGAATGACGAAGTACTTGGGCAAGTTGAAGTGGTGGCTCGTCAAATTCCTGGACGATCCAAATCGACCACTGGAAGGTCAAGGGGTTTCGTCGGGATCGACAAACCAACGATCCTTTATTCGAGATTAGAATTGGCCGAGAGGCTGAGGCTTGCTTGGAAAAGTCGCGAGAAGAATAAAGCCAacattaacatttttcttgCCCGTGAAACTGTGGACGAAAGATGCGAGTCTGAGATGTCCAATCATTCTACGACCAGTGTCCCATCGTCTCCTGTACGAGAAAGCAACGAGGCTAAAATCGAAATACCTCTTAATGACTATAAAATGCTggacgagaaagaagaaaaagaagaggagaaactt GTGGAAAAGGAACAATCGAACGAG gAAACATCGAGGGACTCGAACATCGACGATACCAATACGAAGAAAAAGTCGTCGGCAAATATCGACTGTTCGCATTATCGCATTGCAAATACAACGTTACCGTCGATCAAAGCCGAAAACTCGACCTTGGCAGTTACGAAAGTGTCGAAGGAGGATTTTTCATCGGCGAAGCAAAAGCGTGCGAGCTTTCATAGCGGTACCAACCGAGCCTTCCTCGACCCAATTAGATCGCCAACGGAGTTCAAATGGAATTCTATGTCGGATAAAAACGTACCACAAAAATCGTCGATCGATGATCGTACCGTTATAGACAAAGATACTTCAGCTCGAGCGATCGTACAGAGCAAAGAGAATGTTACGAACAAAAGGGGCGCGTCGGAGGAAAACCTGATCGAGTTTCGCTGTGATTTGGCCAGCGAGAAGGGAGTAACGCAAAAGATGGCTACAAATAGTAAATTGATTCGCGTAACTGAGAAAAACGCGCGGGTTAAAGCGATGATCGAAAGCAAAGAAGCTTCGGTAGACGATAAAACAATGACGATCCAGAGAACAAAGGAGGCGGATCgatttaatttgattaaaaagaCTCTAACGACTAGCACCGTAACCGAGGACAAAGATAGTTCTACGATCGACAAAGCTACGTTCTCGAGAAATTCGTCGGAAGTGAGATGTAGCTCGGTGAACGAAAGGAATCCACCTTCGAGGAAGACGATGGAAAACCAGAAGATCGATCGAAAATCGAGAAGGACCAGTTCTGCGCCTCCGCAACGACGTTTTGAATCAACTTCGGCGAATAATCGCGTTCAGGTTAACATAGTGATTGATTCATCGGGGAAGAACAAGAATCAGGGCAAACAAGATGTGGAGTGTAAAGATAACGCGATGGAAAAAATAGATATGACTTTGACGAag ATATCGTCAAATCGAGCGGTGAGATCGGCGCCATCGAAGAGGCGATCCAGAAGCGCGAAAAGACGCTTTTGGGGAGGAAGTAACTCGAAACACGAAGAAGATGGAAAATCACGGAATAAATCGGCTGGCCGTGTAAGGAATTCGATCGATTCCAAAACCATGGACATCGTTACAATGGTATCCCTTGTTAGCTCTGCAGACAGCGATAGCGATACAGAGAATTCACCCAGGGAAGATAAGTTGATCGACGAGCTACGCAGCAAACTACCTACTAcatcaattattaaaacttCGATTAATTCGGCTTTGAGTAGTACAGGAAAATCTATCAAATCAG TTTCCTTTCAGAATTCCTTCGACGAGGATGCTTCACCGAAAGAGCAACAACTGTCGTCGAGGGAGGAGAAAAAAACGACACAACCGAGGCTGGCGATCGTTAACCAACGTGGAAACGGAACGACTTCGTCGAGCGAGGAAACAATGTCCTGGAGAACGGACGTTACCGGCGGTTTAGCTTTGCCTATTCTGGCATTGATTCACGACGTCGAGGAGCCGCTCGACGTCCCGTTGACTGATCGTGAAAAGAGATGCCTGGCCGTGCCTATTGGTGATCTACACGATAAAAAACGGAAATTACTAAAATCTCGTAGCACGCCATCACGATC TGGAATGGAGAGACAAACGACAtccttaaaaataaaaatgcacgAGTCGCCGAGGTTAATCCCACAGAAAATGGAGATTCCCGCGCGACAAATTAAAACATCCATAAATAATTCCACCGCGAAT GTAAAATCTGCACTCGCACCACCTCCAAAGGAAACTCTTCAACATGTGCAATCTATGTCTACAGAACCACACTTTCAAAccaataaagaaaaagaatgttGGCATCTTTATAAGAAAATGTGCGACAAAGGCGTTTGCGTTTCTTTTGATACGGTTTTAAG ggGCATGCTTACACCAACAGAATATCGATTAAGACAGAAAAAAGTTTCACAAAATTTGTAA